The sequence below is a genomic window from Mycobacterium sp. ITM-2016-00316.
AGCCATCGCCCAAGTATGCGAACTGTCCTGGCAACTCAAAGGCCAAGCCACCGGCCGCCAAGTCGAAAACGCCACCGTCGGCGTCACCGCCAACCAAGGCCTCTTCGGCCACGGCTCCTCAGTCATCGTCGCCCGGTAGCGCGGACCTTTCGGTTCAATGGGCCGATGACAGAGGTCGTCTCGGTGCGGGTCAAGCCCGGCAGCAAGAAGGGCCCGTTGGTCGAGGCGGGACCGGACGGCGCGTTGACGATCTACGTACGCGAGCGGGCGGTCGAGGGCAAGGCCAACGACGCGGTCGTCGCCCTGCTCGCCAAGCATCTAGGCGTGCCGCGCAGTCGCGTCGAGTTGGCGTCGGGGGCGACGTCGCGGATGAAGCGCTTCCGCATCTCGTGAAGTGATCGTGCGTGAACTCCTTCTGGGCGACGGCGTGTCGGGGAGCAGACACGCACGCTCGCGGGCAGGGCGGCCCGGTCAGGCCACGCCGAGGTAGGCGGCCCGAATGCTGTCGTCCTTGAGCAGGTCGGCTGCCACGCCGGTGCGGGTGACTTCGCCGGTCTCCAGGATGTAGGCCCGGTCGGATCTGCTGAGTGCCTGCTGCGCGTTCTGTTCCACCAGCAGCACCGTGGTGCCCTGGCTGTTGATCTCGGAGATGATGCGGAAGATCTGCGATATCACCATCGGCGCAAGACCCATCGAGGGTTCATCGAGCAGCAGCACCTTCGGCCGCGCCATCAGGGCGCGGCCGATGGCCAGCATCTGCTGCTCGCCACCGGACAAGGTGCCACCGACCTGGTTGCGGCGCTCGGCCAGCCTCGGGAAGGTGGTGAGCACCCAGTCGAGCTTCTCGTCATGCTCGGACTTCGACGGGAATTTCCTTCCATAGCAACCCATTTCGAGGTTCTCGATGATGGTCATGCCGGGAAAGACGCCGCGCCCCTCGGGAGCCTGGATCAGTCCGTCGGATACCCGCCGATGCGCCTTGACCTTGCCGATGTCCTTGCCGTCGAACCATACCGAACCCGACGTGAGCGGCAGCAGTCCCGAGATGGCCCGCATCATGGTGGTCTTGCCGGCGCCGTTGGAGCCCAGCAGAGTGACCAGCTCACCTTCGTGAACCACCAGCGAAACACCATGCAGTGCGCGGATTCTGCCGTAGTGCACGACGATGTCACGCACCTCCAACAGGACCGGACGCTCGGCGGCCTCAGGCGAGTTCGTCATCGGGGACCCCCAGATAGGCGGCGATGACCTTGGGGTCCTCGCGGATTTCGGCAGGCAGACCGTCGGCGATCTTGCGACCGAACTCCAGTACCACGATCCGGTCGGTCACCCCCATCACCAGGCGCATGTCGTGTTCGATGAGCAGCACCGTGTAACCGTCATCGCGGATCTTGCGGATCAGGTCGATCAGCGCCGACTTCTCGCTCGGGTTGAATCCGGCCGCGGGCTCGTCCAGGCACAGCAGCTTGGGTTCGGTGGCCAGCGCCCGCGCGATCTCCAGGCGGCGCTGGTCACCATAGGGCAGGTTCTTGGCCTTCTCCTCGCCACGGTGGGCGATACCGACGAAATGCAGTAACGCAGCTGACCTCTCGATGGCCGACTTCTCTTCACGACGATGCCGCGATGACCGGAACAGCGCGCCCGGCACCGAGGTGTGATGCCGCGCATCGGTGCCCACCATGACGTTCTCCAAGGCGGTCATCTCACCGAACAGTCGGATGTTCTGGAAGGTGCGGGCAATCCCCAGCCGGGTGATCTGATGTCGTTTGATGCGCCCGATCGGTGATCCGTCGAACGTGACGGAACCCGAACTGGGCCGGTACACACCGGTGATCGCGTTGAAGCAGGTGGTCTTGCCGGCCCCGTTGGGCCCGATCAGCCCGAGGATCTCCCCGCGCTTGATGTTGAACGACACCGCATCCAGGGCCGTCAGACCGCCGAACTGGACAGTGAGATCGTTGGTCTGCAGCAGGACTTCGCCCTCATCGGCCTTGATCTCGCGGTGCACACTGGCGATCTCGGCGACATTCTCGAAACTCTCGGCGTCGGTCATTTCACCGGCTCCGTATCCGTCGGCTTGCTCCGCAACAGCTCACGCGCGGCCTTGGCATAGGTGAGCAGATGCTGACGGGCCGGGAACAGGCCCTGGGGCCGGAAGATCATCAGCACCACCAGGGCGAGCCCGAAGAACAGATACTTCAGGTTACCCATGTCGATGCCGGCGAAGTGCACACCGAGCAGCCGGTTGGGCAGGTACACGATGATGAACGCGCCGAGGATCACACCGAGCTTGTTGCCCTGACCTCCGAGCACCACCGCGCACAGGAACAGCATCGAGTTGATGATGTTGAAGGTCGGCGGCGCAACGTATTGCACCTGACCGGCGTACAGCGCACCGGACAGACCGCCGATGGCCGCGCCGATGGTGAATGCCCACAGTTTGAACTTGAACGCGTTGACGCCCATCACTTCCGCGGCGTCCTCGTCCTCGCGGACAGCTATCCAGGCCCGCCCCACCCGGCTGCGTTCCAGGTTGCCGACCAGCAGCAGGATACCGACGATCAGAATGAGGCCCAGCCAGAACCACCAGGTTCCGTAGTTGGCGTCCCCGGCGGAGTTGGACACCGAGAACACGCCCTCGGGATGCTGCTCGCTCTCCAGAAAGTGTGGGAAGGCAACCTCATTGAGGCCACGCGGGCCGTTGGTGACATCGGCCAGGTTGTCGGCGAGCAGCCGGATGATCTCGCCGAACCCCAATGTGACGATGGCCAGATAATCACCACGCAGGCGCAGCGTCGGCGTGCCGAGGATCAGACCGCTCAACGCGGTGACCGCCATCGCGATCGGCACGCAGGACAGCCAGGCCCACGGGGTGCTGAAGAAACCCGATGCACCCATCTGATTCCACGGGCTCTCCGGGCTGGTCAGCAACGCGACCGTGTAGGCGCCGACGGCGTAGAAGCCGACATAACCCAAGTCGAGCAGACCGGCTTGGCCGACAACGACATTGAGCCCGATCGCGATGATGGCGACCATCGCGAACTGGGCCATGGTGCCACCGAAGCTGATTCCCGGGGTGTCCAGAAAGGCCGGCGTGAACAGCGGCGAGAGCGCGATCCCGGCGAACAGCACGATACCGAACACCCATTTCTGGGCTCGGGTCAGACCGTCCCACCAGTCCATGATCTTCGCCCAGCGGGTGCCCGGGCCGGTAGAAGTGGTCATGCTCGCGCCTTCCCGAGGCTCTCGCCCAAGATGCCCGTCGGTCTGATCAACAGCACCAAGACCAGCAGGACGAACGCGACGACGTCACGCCACTGGGTGCCGAATACCGCCTGACCGTAGTTCTCCATGACGCCGAGCAGCAGGCCACCGAGCAGCGCGCCGCGCAGGTTGCCGATACCGCCGAGCACCGCGGCCGAGAAGGCCTTGATACCCAAGAGAAATCCGCCCGAGTAGATGATGCCCTGGGGCACCTTCAGGGTGTACAGCAGCGCCGCGGCACCGGCGAGCAGGCCGCCGATGAGGAAGGTCGTCATGATGACGCGCTCGCGGGACACCCCCATCAGCGTCGCGGTGTTCGCGTCCTGGGCGACCGCGCGGACACCGCGGCCGAGCTTGGTGCGGTTGAGCGCCACGTCGGTGAGCAGCGCCAGCACCAGTGCCGACCCGATGATGACGATCGTGGTGTTGGAGATCGCGACGCCGAACAGTTCGAACTGGGTCTTGGGTTGCACCAACACGATGGGCTGCTGGGCGTTCGGGCCGCCGTAGCCCGGTATCAGCTTGGGCAGGATGAACAGCACGAACTGCTGCAGCACGAAGGACATGCCGATCGCGGTGATCAGGAAGGTGAGCGCCTTGGCGTTGCGTTTGCGCAGCGGGCGGTAGGCGATGAACTCCAGGCCGACCGCGGCGCCGCCGGAGACCAGCATCGCGAACAGCATCGCGATGCCCAGGTAGAGGATGGTCAGCGCGACGCCCTTGTTGTAGGCGTTGCCGCTCGGCGTGAAGCCCATCAGGATGTCCAGCGCGAAGTAGGCGCCGAACATGCCGAGCATGAAGATCTCCGAGTGCGCGAAGTTGATCAGCCTCAGCACGCCGAAGACCAGGGTGTAACCGACTGCGACCAGGGCGTAGATCGCGCCCCAGGACAGGCCGTCGATCGTCAACTGCCAGAAGCTGTCGAACAACGCTCCGACATTGAAGTTGATGTTGGCGGCCAGGTTCATCCGGTGGTGAGCTCCTCGCTGACGCGATGACGGTTACTGCGGCAGGGGTGTGAAGACGAAAGCGCGTCCGAGGCATGCGCTCTCGGACGCGCTTTCGTCTCAGCTGTTACTGAACGTCGTAGATCCAGATGAGCGTGGTGGTGAGCTCACCTTCCGGAGTCCACTGGTACTCACGGGCCACGCCCTGGCCCTGGTAGTTGCGAACGAAATCCAGCAGCGCGGGGCGCGTGATCGCGCCGGAGTCGATGCCCTTGAGCAGGATGGTGCCCAGGTCATAACCCTCGGCGCTGTACGTGCCGGGTTCGGTATTGAACTTCGCGGTGTACTCCTCGGCGAACGACCCGGTGGCCGGGCCGCACGGGCAGGCCAGCACCGCGCCCTTGGACGATTCGCCCGCCTGCTTGACGAACTCGGGATCCTTCGTGCCGTCGGCGCTGGCGAACACGCCCTCGAATCCACCGTCACGGAGCTGCTGGACCAGCGGCGCAGCCTCGGCGTAGTAGCCACTGAAGAAGACCGATTCCGGTGCCGCACCATTGATCTGGGTGACCGCAGCGGAGAAGTCCTTGTCGCCCTTCTTCACCGAGATGTTGCAGGCCGGATCGGCCACGGGGCCCAGGGTGTCACGCACCGCGGTGGCCAGCCCGAGACCGTAATCGGTGCTGTCGTCGACGACGCAGATCTTCTTATGGCCCAGATTGTTCTTCAGATAGTTGGCGACGGACGGGCCCTGCACGCCGTCGTTGGCAAGTCCGCGGAAGAAGGTCTTCCAGCCGTTCTCCGACAGCGTCACGTTGGTGGCCGAGGCCGTGGCGGCAACGAGGCCGGCCTGATCGAACACACCGCCGGTGGCCTTGGTCTCACCGGAGAAAGCCGGGCCGACCAGGCCGATCGTGTACTGATCCTCGACGATCCGCGGGGCGATGTTGGAGGCCTTCTGCGGATCACCCTCGGTGTCGAACGGCTTGAGCTGCACCTGGCAACCCGGATTGGCCTCGTTGTGCTGATCGATGGCCAGCTGCACACCGTTCTTGATGTTGATGCCGAGCGCGGCGTCCGGTCCGTTGAGGGCACCGGCCATGGCAATCGAGACCGGCGGGCAGGTGGCCTTGCCGTCACCGGCCGGATTGGCGGGTGCAGCGCCCTCGGCGGCCGCAACCTCGGCGCCGTTCTCGTCGATCTGCACCTTTTCCACGATCTTGAGGTTCGTCTGGGACGCCTCTTCTTCGGGCGTGCTCTGACTGCAGCCGGCAATCGCCAGGGCCATCAGGCCCGCGCTTCCGAGAGCAAATGCCTTGCGTGCCACGTGACCGCGCACGTCTCACCTCCGGTTCCGTTTTCAGGTCGGCACCTTCGTTCCGGTCGGGACGACCGGGACGGGGATGCTTCGCCGAAAACCATAACCATTCCCGGGCTCCGTCGCGTCATGTTGAGCGACGCGTTGCGCAGATCAGCCGGGTTAGCCGGTCAAACGAAGCCGCCGGAAACGCAGTCTTAACCGGCAGAGTCGGTCAGGACGCTCATTTCTCGGCGCCGGAGGCATCCTCGGTCGGCGTGTCGAGGGTCTCGAGCACCACTTCGGCCACCCGCTTCATCGTGGTGCGGCGATCCATCGCGGCCCGCTGGATCCACTTGAACGCCTCAGGCTCGGTCATCCCCTGGTTCGCCTGCAGCAAACCCTTCGCGCGCTCGACGAGCTTGCGCGTCTCCAGGCGGTCCGACAGGTTCGCGACCTCGTGCTCCAGGGCGGCGATCTCCCCGAACCGGCTGACTGCGACCTCGATGGCCGGGATCAGATCGGTGATGGAGAACGGCTTGACCAGGTAGGCCATCGCACCCGCATCGCGGGCGCGTTCGACAAGTTCGCGCTGGCTGAAGGCGGTCAGAATGACGATCGGCGCGATGCGCTTGGTCGCGATCTCCGATGCCGCGTCGATCCCGTCCCGGCGGGGCATCTTGACGTCCATGATCACCAGATCCGGTTTCAGGCTTTCCGCGAGATCGACCGCTTCCTGACCGTCTCCGGCCTGCCCGACGACCTCATAACCTTCCTCACCCAGCATCTCGGCCAGGTCCATACGGATGAGCGCCTCATCTTCGGCGATGAGCACGCGGCGGGGTGCAGGAGCGTCGGTCATGACGCACATTGTCGCGCCTTTGGGGCGCAGGGGCGAGCTTGGGGTTAACAGTGCCTGCCGGGAAGGGTGCCTGCACGCATCCATTAAGGTGGTACCTCGCGCCCTCGTATCCCAACTGGCAGAGGAAACGGATTCAAAACCCGTGCAGTGTGAGTTCGAATCTCACCGAGGGCACCAGTAAGGCCAGTCCAGAGCTGGTATTGACCCAGCCGTTCGACCACATAGGACGGTTCAGCCCGCAGACAGCCCGCAGCGCCTAAGATGCGAACGTGGCGACCAGGCGTGGAGCACGTGCGGGAGTAGAGGACCGCTGGCACCGGCCTGCCCGCAAGGATGAGCAGGTCAGCTACCCCGCTGACGCCGGCGACGGCGACGCGGTCTGGTGCGTGGACACCAAGCACGGCACACCCGGCACCCAAGTGTGCAGCGGTCGACACGGACGGGGTCACCGCTGGCAGGCCCGGTGGGTCGGCGAGGGTCAGGAGAGGTCCAAAAGCTTCACCAAGAAGGTTGATGCTGAACGCCATCTGCGAGGAGTGGTCGCCGACCTGGAAACCGGCACCTATGCCGACCCGCAGCGGTCCGCCGTCACGTTCAGCACCGTCGCCGAGTCCTGGCTGAGGACAAAACAGGCCGCCAACCGAGCACCGAAAACCATTGCCGGGTACCGGGGTCTGCTCGACGCCGTGATCCTGCCCAAGTGGGGCGACGAACGGCTACGGGACATCACCCACCAGCGCCTGCAGGAGTGGATCACGTTCCTGGCCACCGACCCGGCGGCACGCGCACATGCCAAGCGCGACAAGGACGGCAAGGCCATACAGACCGGCCTCTCCCCCGCGCGCGTGATCCAGATACATCAGGTTGTCTCGCAGGTCCTCGGGTTCGCCCTACGGGCCAAGCACGTCGCCACCAACGCCGCCGACCACATCGAGCTGCCGAGCAAGCCACAAAACAAGGGCCTGGCGCTCACGCACGACCAGGTGCACCGTCTGGCTCAGGCAATGGTCAATGCAGAGAAGGCTGTCCGCTACCGCAGCGACACCACTCCAGCCCTGACATCCCCGGAGGCCCTGGGCA
It includes:
- a CDS encoding ABC transporter ATP-binding protein, translated to MTNSPEAAERPVLLEVRDIVVHYGRIRALHGVSLVVHEGELVTLLGSNGAGKTTMMRAISGLLPLTSGSVWFDGKDIGKVKAHRRVSDGLIQAPEGRGVFPGMTIIENLEMGCYGRKFPSKSEHDEKLDWVLTTFPRLAERRNQVGGTLSGGEQQMLAIGRALMARPKVLLLDEPSMGLAPMVISQIFRIISEINSQGTTVLLVEQNAQQALSRSDRAYILETGEVTRTGVAADLLKDDSIRAAYLGVA
- a CDS encoding branched-chain amino acid ABC transporter permease — translated: MNLAANINFNVGALFDSFWQLTIDGLSWGAIYALVAVGYTLVFGVLRLINFAHSEIFMLGMFGAYFALDILMGFTPSGNAYNKGVALTILYLGIAMLFAMLVSGGAAVGLEFIAYRPLRKRNAKALTFLITAIGMSFVLQQFVLFILPKLIPGYGGPNAQQPIVLVQPKTQFELFGVAISNTTIVIIGSALVLALLTDVALNRTKLGRGVRAVAQDANTATLMGVSRERVIMTTFLIGGLLAGAAALLYTLKVPQGIIYSGGFLLGIKAFSAAVLGGIGNLRGALLGGLLLGVMENYGQAVFGTQWRDVVAFVLLVLVLLIRPTGILGESLGKARA
- a CDS encoding ABC transporter ATP-binding protein; the protein is MTDAESFENVAEIASVHREIKADEGEVLLQTNDLTVQFGGLTALDAVSFNIKRGEILGLIGPNGAGKTTCFNAITGVYRPSSGSVTFDGSPIGRIKRHQITRLGIARTFQNIRLFGEMTALENVMVGTDARHHTSVPGALFRSSRHRREEKSAIERSAALLHFVGIAHRGEEKAKNLPYGDQRRLEIARALATEPKLLCLDEPAAGFNPSEKSALIDLIRKIRDDGYTVLLIEHDMRLVMGVTDRIVVLEFGRKIADGLPAEIREDPKVIAAYLGVPDDELA
- a CDS encoding ANTAR domain-containing response regulator, producing the protein MTDAPAPRRVLIAEDEALIRMDLAEMLGEEGYEVVGQAGDGQEAVDLAESLKPDLVIMDVKMPRRDGIDAASEIATKRIAPIVILTAFSQRELVERARDAGAMAYLVKPFSITDLIPAIEVAVSRFGEIAALEHEVANLSDRLETRKLVERAKGLLQANQGMTEPEAFKWIQRAAMDRRTTMKRVAEVVLETLDTPTEDASGAEK
- a CDS encoding DUF167 domain-containing protein produces the protein MTEVVSVRVKPGSKKGPLVEAGPDGALTIYVRERAVEGKANDAVVALLAKHLGVPRSRVELASGATSRMKRFRIS
- a CDS encoding branched-chain amino acid ABC transporter substrate-binding protein, with amino-acid sequence MRGHVARKAFALGSAGLMALAIAGCSQSTPEEEASQTNLKIVEKVQIDENGAEVAAAEGAAPANPAGDGKATCPPVSIAMAGALNGPDAALGINIKNGVQLAIDQHNEANPGCQVQLKPFDTEGDPQKASNIAPRIVEDQYTIGLVGPAFSGETKATGGVFDQAGLVAATASATNVTLSENGWKTFFRGLANDGVQGPSVANYLKNNLGHKKICVVDDSTDYGLGLATAVRDTLGPVADPACNISVKKGDKDFSAAVTQINGAAPESVFFSGYYAEAAPLVQQLRDGGFEGVFASADGTKDPEFVKQAGESSKGAVLACPCGPATGSFAEEYTAKFNTEPGTYSAEGYDLGTILLKGIDSGAITRPALLDFVRNYQGQGVAREYQWTPEGELTTTLIWIYDVQ
- a CDS encoding site-specific integrase — encoded protein: MATRRGARAGVEDRWHRPARKDEQVSYPADAGDGDAVWCVDTKHGTPGTQVCSGRHGRGHRWQARWVGEGQERSKSFTKKVDAERHLRGVVADLETGTYADPQRSAVTFSTVAESWLRTKQAANRAPKTIAGYRGLLDAVILPKWGDERLRDITHQRLQEWITFLATDPAARAHAKRDKDGKAIQTGLSPARVIQIHQVVSQVLGFALRAKHVATNAADHIELPSKPQNKGLALTHDQVHRLAQAMVNAEKAVRYRSDTTPALTSPEALGTMVRFLASSGLRYGECIALRVGDIDTKKRRVLVSKSVTHVRGQGLVEGDTKTHQARSVPILITSLAEELSKLVAGRDPDEYLFPGPNGSAMPIGWFNARFIKAVEVLGVPGVTPHTLRHSAGSLALQSGASVATVQKLLGHRNATTTLNVYSHMLPDDFDNLAAAMDAAAIKASRAGQSG
- a CDS encoding ABC transporter permease subunit; translated protein: MTTSTGPGTRWAKIMDWWDGLTRAQKWVFGIVLFAGIALSPLFTPAFLDTPGISFGGTMAQFAMVAIIAIGLNVVVGQAGLLDLGYVGFYAVGAYTVALLTSPESPWNQMGASGFFSTPWAWLSCVPIAMAVTALSGLILGTPTLRLRGDYLAIVTLGFGEIIRLLADNLADVTNGPRGLNEVAFPHFLESEQHPEGVFSVSNSAGDANYGTWWFWLGLILIVGILLLVGNLERSRVGRAWIAVREDEDAAEVMGVNAFKFKLWAFTIGAAIGGLSGALYAGQVQYVAPPTFNIINSMLFLCAVVLGGQGNKLGVILGAFIIVYLPNRLLGVHFAGIDMGNLKYLFFGLALVVLMIFRPQGLFPARQHLLTYAKAARELLRSKPTDTEPVK